The Sulfitobacter sp. SK011 genome contains the following window.
CGGAATTGCCAAAGGCCGCGCGCACTTCGGTGCGGATGAAGGTGCGGGTCAGGTCATTGTACTGGCGCGCCTGATAGCTTTCGAGCGCGTTCAGTTTGATCTGAACAATGCCGTGGAACACTTCGTCCAGCCGGGTGGCCAGATTGGCCCCCAAATCACGCGCTTCGCGCGAGCGTTCGCGCACAAAGCGTTGCGCAATTGCGGCCGGCAGGACCATGACCGGAATGCCCACGCACGCCAGCAGCGCCCAGATCGGATCAATGGAAATGGCAACGCCCAAAAGCACGATCAGACCGATAAAGTCGCGACCGGCTCCGGTGATGATCGCACGCCAGACATCGCCAACCGCGTTTACATCAGATTGAACCCGCTGGATCAGGAAACCCGGGGGATGGGATTGGTGAAACGCACCGTCCTGCCGCATCATTTGGCCAAGCAGTTCTATGCGCATGTCGGCGGCGGTGCGTTGTGCGATCCGGGTCAGCAGCACTTTCTGCGCCACGCCCGCAATGGCGCGCAGCACGAATATCCCAAGCAGGATCAGGCCAACCCATTTGAGCGCATCTTGTTTACCGGCAACAAATACCTGATCGAACATCGGTTCCATCAGACGCGCCAATGCGCCCAGGGTGCTGCCTTCGATGATCATGAAAAACACGGCCGCACCCATCAACCACAGATGTTTTTTCAGGTAATCGCGCCAGAGCCAGCGCAGCAATTGCCCAGACGTATAGGTTTGGTTATTCATCTGCGGCCACATTCCTTTTGGGCAGTGCAGTCACAGGTTTACGAAACGTGGGCGGGCAGGGCAAGCATGCGGGGGTGCCAATCGTGTTGACGCTGCATTCCGCACAGATAAGGTGCAGGAAATCGCGCGGGTCAAAGGCAGAGTTCATATGACAAAATCCCCTCTTTTGGCGCAAGGGCGGTCTTATCTGGCTATCCCTGGCCCTTCTGTGATGCCCGATGCGGTTCTGAACGCCATGCACCGCGCGGCACCCAATATCTATTCCGGGGCGCTGATTGACATGATGCCGGCGCTGATGGCGGATCTGCGTCGGGTGGCACGCACCAAACATCACGTCGCGATGTACATCGGCAATGGTCACGCAGCATGGGAAGCGGCGCTGAGCAATGTCGTTGCACCGGGGGACAAGGTGCTGGTCCCCTCCACGGGTCGTTTCGGCATCGGCTGGGGCGAGATTGCGACAGACCTTGGTGCACAGGTTGAGGTCATCGATTTTGGCCGGGCGGCCGCAATGGATATGGCGCGCGTAGCCGACGTATTGGCGGCGGATAAAGCACATGAAATCAAGGCAATTTTGGGTGTGCATGTCGACACTTCAAGCTCCGTGCGCAACGATATTGCGGGATTACGTGCGGTTCTGGACGAGGTGGGCCATCCGGCGCTTTTGATGGCTGATTGTATCGCATCATTGGGCTGCGACCGATTTGAGATGGACGCCTGGGGCGTCGACGTGATGGTCACCGCCTGCCAAAAAGGTCTGATGGTGCCGCCCGGAGTGGGGTTTGTTTTTTTCAATGACAAGGCCGAAGCCGTGCGCGCCAAGATGCCGCGCGTGAGCCGTTACTGGGATTGGATGCCGCGGGCGCACCCGGAGGAATTCTATCAATACCACTGCGGAACGGCACCAACACAGCATATTTTTGGCCTGCGCGCGGCGCTGGATATGATCCATGATGAAGGCATTGAACAGGTTTGGGCACGTCACGCGGTACTGGCGCGGGCGGTTTGGGCAGCATGCGAGGCGTGGTCCCAGCGCGGCACATTTGCGCTTAATATTGCGGACCGCGAGGCGCGCAGCCACGCGGTGACGGCCCTGCGCCTGCAAACTCCGAATGCGACGGCACTGCGCGACTGGGTGCAGCAAAATCTGGGGCTGACCTTGGGTATTGGCCTTGGCATGGCTGCGCCGGGTGATCCGGCGTGGCACGGATTTTTCCGCCTTGGTCACATGGGCCATGTGAACGGTCATATGATCATGGGGCTGTTAGGCGGGATCGAGGCGGGTATGACGGCGCTGAAAATCGAACATGGTGCCAGCGCACTTGATGCGGCTGCACAGGTTATCGCGGGTCACTAACCGCGCTGTGCGGCGATGCGGGTGATCAAATGGTTCACAATCCACCCCGCCAATGCGGCCACCAGAAAACCCCAGACGGCCCAGATCACCATGAGGACCCACATCAGATTGACACCAAACATGACGATGCAGGCGGCGGTGTAATTTGGTGCGGCGGGACGATCATTTGTGTCGCGCATCAATGATCCTCTTTTAAGGGTACAAAGAATAGCATAGCGCGACCCGAGCGCGCGTCAGCCCTTTTCTGCGTCTTTTAACGCATGCGGGAGTGCGCTGGCAAACGCATCAAGCTGCGCTGGCGTTCCGCAACTGACGCGGATACAGCGGTTTTGCGGGGCCACAAAGGGCATCCGCACAAAAATGCCGCGCGCAACCAACCCATCAAGAACACCTTTGGCATATGTGCCGTCCCTGCCACAATCAATTGCCGCGAAGTTTGCCGCAGAAGGCAGGGGTGTCAGCCCATGAGTTTGCGCAATATCTGCAATCCGGCCGCGCGCTGCTGAAATTTCACGTTGCACATGGCTCAGCCACTCTTTGTCCTGAAGTGCGGCCAGCGCGCCCGCCTGGGCGGCACGGTTCATACCAAAATGGTTGCGCACCTTGTGAAAGGCGGTGATCAGATCGGGTGCGGCAAGGGCATAGCCGACCCGCGCACCCGCCAGGCCGTACGCTTTGGAAAACGTCCGCATCCGGATCACGCGGGGATCAGAAAAGTCCAATGGCAACGCAGTTCCGTCAGGGGCGCATTCTATGTAAGCCTCATCGAGGCACAGCAACGTGCCCTCAGGCAATCTATCCATTGCCTGCGATATCTGCGAACCCGCGTGCCACGATCCCATCGGGTTATCGGGATTGGACAGATAGACCAGCTTTGCGTCCACCTCTGCCGCTTTGGCAAAAAGCGCCGCAGGATCCTCATGATCGTCACGATACGGGACCTTGTGCAAAACACCCCCGAACCCGGCAACGTGATAGTTGAACGTCGGATACGCCCCGTCTGAGGTCACAACAGCATCACCCGGCCCCACAAAGAGCCGCACAAGGTAATTGAGCAGCCCGTCTATGCCTTCGCCGACAATGATGTGATCCGGTGTTGTGCCATGATGATCGGCAAGTGCGCTACGCAGATCATGGCTTTCCGGGTCGCCGTACATCCATTGGTCGCACTCAGCCATCGCCTTGATTGCGAGGGGCGAGGGGCCAAAGACGTTTTCATTGGCCCCCAAACGGGCCTTGAAAAGCCGACCGTTGGCACGTTCCTGCGCCTCTGGCCCCACAAAGGGAACCGTCGCGGGAAGGGAGTGTGCAAGCGCTGTAAGGCGAAAATTCGTCATGTCATCGCTGATAAGCCTGTCCGCTTATTCGGGCAAGGGGGGGGTGAAAAGGACGCCAGTAGCACTTACATGAGAACAGCTCGCAACAACAAGTAGCATACGCATGGCAAATCTCAGCAGACGTGGTTTTATCGCTGCGACATTGGCGGCAGGGGCCTTGCGCGCCGTCCCGATGGTCGCCAGCAACCCCGGCACCCGCCGCATTCTGACGCTGGTTTATGACAAAGGCCTCGGCATGATGCGCGCGGTGGAACGTGTCGTGCACTGAATTGCCGTGACGTAGGACTGGTCAGTGCCAGTTGAATGCGCTGTTATGGCGGGACCCAATCAGGAGACCCGCCATGGCCCGCGTGACCATCACCTATGAAAACCACATCGCCTTTGTCCGGCTGACCCGCGCCGACAAAATGAACGCGGTCGATCAGGACATGATCGACGCGATTATTGCAGCAGGCCAAGAGGTTGCCGCATCTGATACGCGGGTTGTTGTGCTGTCAGGCGAGGGCAAAGCGTTTTGCGCGGGCATCGACATCACCGGGTTGTCGGCGATGATTGGCAAGGACCCCGCTGAATTGCTGATGCCGCGCACACATGGCGAGGGCACTACAAACCAATGGCAAGAGGTCGCAATGATCTGGGCGCGGCTCGACATTCCGGTCATCGCGGCCTTGCACGGCGCTGTGTACGGCGCGGGGATGCAGCTTGCGCTGGGTGCGGACATCCGTATCGCGGCACCAGACACAAAACTGGCCGTGATGGAGATGAAATGGGGCATCGTGCCGGACATGGGCGGGATGGTCCTGTTGCCCCGTTTGGTGCGCGACGATGTGTTGCGGCGGCTGACCTATACGGCTGAGGCAATCGATACCGGTCAGGCGGAGCGCTGGGGGTTGGTGACAGAAGTCGCGGATGATCCATTGGCTGCAGCAACAGCGCTGGCGACCACCATCGCAGGCAAAAGCCCCAGCGCAACAAAGGCCGCCAAGCAGCTGATTTCATTTGCACAAATGGCATCCGTTGACGACGTCTTGATGGCTGAATCCCGCGCCCAGGCGGATCTGCTTGGCAAACCACACCAGATGGAAGTGATCGCGGCAGAGTTTGGTAAACGGCCCGCCGTTTTCAAATAACGGGCTGTTCGCGCGTCTGCCGAACTGTCACCCCAATTCGGCCAACCGATCCAATGCCGCCTGCACCTGATCGGCTTCTTCCTGGCGCGCTTCCAGATTGGTCTGTGCTTCGGCAACGACTTCGGCGGGGGCGGAGGCGGCGAATTTGGGGTTGTTCAAACGCCCCTTTAGCCCGCCGATTTCCTTGGCCAGTTTGTCAAAGGATTTTTGCAGTCGCGCTTTTTCTTCGTCAATGTCGATCAACCCGGCAAGCGGCAGGCCAAAGCTGGCCCCCGGGGCAGAGATTGCAACTGTGCCTTTCGGGAACTCGCTCGCTTTTTCAAGGCTTTCGACCCGCGCCAGGCGTTTGATCATGGCCTCGTTGCCATCCCATGCCGCCTGCGCTGCCGCATCCATGTCAGTGACGATCATTGGCACTTTCAGCCCTGCAGGCACGTGCATTTGCTGGCGCGCCGAACGAACACTTTCGATCAGGCCGATCACCCAATTCAACTCACGATCCGCGTCCTTATCGAGCAGGTCGTCGGTGGTATAGGTAGGCCAATCTGCATGCACCAACATCTTGTCGCGCTTGGCAGTGGTTTGCCACAATTCTTCGGTGATGAACGGCATGATCGGATGCAGCAGGATCAGGCACTGATCCAGCACCCAGGCCATGGTCTGACGTGTCTCGGCCGCTTCGGGTGCGTCGTCTTGCAATAGCGGTTTGCTGAGCTC
Protein-coding sequences here:
- a CDS encoding crotonase/enoyl-CoA hydratase family protein encodes the protein MARVTITYENHIAFVRLTRADKMNAVDQDMIDAIIAAGQEVAASDTRVVVLSGEGKAFCAGIDITGLSAMIGKDPAELLMPRTHGEGTTNQWQEVAMIWARLDIPVIAALHGAVYGAGMQLALGADIRIAAPDTKLAVMEMKWGIVPDMGGMVLLPRLVRDDVLRRLTYTAEAIDTGQAERWGLVTEVADDPLAAATALATTIAGKSPSATKAAKQLISFAQMASVDDVLMAESRAQADLLGKPHQMEVIAAEFGKRPAVFK
- a CDS encoding Tat pathway signal protein; amino-acid sequence: MANLSRRGFIAATLAAGALRAVPMVASNPGTRRILTLVYDKGLGMMRAVERVVH
- a CDS encoding alanine--glyoxylate aminotransferase family protein, whose protein sequence is MTKSPLLAQGRSYLAIPGPSVMPDAVLNAMHRAAPNIYSGALIDMMPALMADLRRVARTKHHVAMYIGNGHAAWEAALSNVVAPGDKVLVPSTGRFGIGWGEIATDLGAQVEVIDFGRAAAMDMARVADVLAADKAHEIKAILGVHVDTSSSVRNDIAGLRAVLDEVGHPALLMADCIASLGCDRFEMDAWGVDVMVTACQKGLMVPPGVGFVFFNDKAEAVRAKMPRVSRYWDWMPRAHPEEFYQYHCGTAPTQHIFGLRAALDMIHDEGIEQVWARHAVLARAVWAACEAWSQRGTFALNIADREARSHAVTALRLQTPNATALRDWVQQNLGLTLGIGLGMAAPGDPAWHGFFRLGHMGHVNGHMIMGLLGGIEAGMTALKIEHGASALDAAAQVIAGH
- a CDS encoding pyridoxal phosphate-dependent aminotransferase, whose protein sequence is MTNFRLTALAHSLPATVPFVGPEAQERANGRLFKARLGANENVFGPSPLAIKAMAECDQWMYGDPESHDLRSALADHHGTTPDHIIVGEGIDGLLNYLVRLFVGPGDAVVTSDGAYPTFNYHVAGFGGVLHKVPYRDDHEDPAALFAKAAEVDAKLVYLSNPDNPMGSWHAGSQISQAMDRLPEGTLLCLDEAYIECAPDGTALPLDFSDPRVIRMRTFSKAYGLAGARVGYALAAPDLITAFHKVRNHFGMNRAAQAGALAALQDKEWLSHVQREISAARGRIADIAQTHGLTPLPSAANFAAIDCGRDGTYAKGVLDGLVARGIFVRMPFVAPQNRCIRVSCGTPAQLDAFASALPHALKDAEKG